The following proteins are co-located in the Xyrauchen texanus isolate HMW12.3.18 chromosome 41, RBS_HiC_50CHRs, whole genome shotgun sequence genome:
- the LOC127634164 gene encoding SRC kinase signaling inhibitor 1-like isoform X2, which produces MADAEIPLGFSRSNILRQSLPLARSPSQAKLRAPAVLFLQFGDETHRVHITHELTSMETLHALIVHMFPQKLTMGALRSHGTALLIKDEARNIFYELEDPRDIHDRCLIKIYCREAPIRDPHYNTQHTPHPVHHGHITNGDLRRELVYTSRESSPTRRMNTLPSSSPSSGSPSHSQARLSYTGGRPSSYAGPHPSPQLHHYQHQHHAHSAGHAPQQQGHTHPAFCPSPSAILERRDVKPDEEITSSSKSVVLLKNEAIYADPYTLVQDPRISIASQQALAYRRGSVRSLGGYPAAALQCELEGALYRPGGPIYVDPYATMGFRTLPPGSPQKLSDSRDPYGSHPGRGSPGRHGLRKDGTVFIESPKNRPGGQQLEQICMLGGPGGDGGPVYGSTLHGNEETRERMEAMEKQIASLTGLVQSVLTRGPDSPEKAETASDCSAPEISSPSTPLALMPPPPSGVSQPIAMSHLQMQLHLTDLQQHTVELRKQLTELRQLQLQNQDSVQALLRQTESDLGMCLIEASRTQEDPLQRQRLLVEEERLRYLNEEELIIQQLHDLERSVEEMRVGVGLNHNLVTQQEIEQKSLELRRLGETVTYLKNQFPTLQCKMRVVLRVEVEAVKFLKEEPLRLEALLKRCRNITNTLAVLRRQVSEGVWRTPDDFSSSVSSSSDVDFSRSSDLDILNSPSLNLPDLGGTLSGTATLSVSLGTNTTLGTNPSASCLEGTTSLSNVLGSSVGGTLSSSGMSGCTTLGNWLAGAGATDPIMPEMDSSSAGAIKTSGLEDLPIRRESDKGVSVEVRLAAERDWEEKRASLTQFSAQDINRLLEETQAKLMKAIPDLDFAAKQITKPAVPPKPQLSSLPAPGSTSSTPSLTPEHHPSKTPPKPLSKDSIPRRGSGELTVQRYRTEKPSKSPPPPPPRRSFPSALGLTTNSSGDVITISKSLKKTENKEDADVPTQSQTPPIKLRRPSTSDGPSSTPPVIAASGMKEDEDEDEKIMAELEPVGTPPGSAKLVQPSAASRLRHLQQSSLERRNRKQQEEFPKLQQGQQQVFHF; this is translated from the exons ATGGCCGATGCTGAGATCCCACTGGGCTTCAGTCGCTCCAACATACTCAGACAGAGTCTTCCACTTGCCCGATCACCAAGCCAAGCTAAACTAAGAGCCCCCG CGGTGTTATTTTTGCAGTTTGGTGACGAGACACATCGAGTGCACATCACTCATGAGCTGACCAGCATGGAAACACTTCACGCGCTCATCGTTCACATGTTCCCTCAGAAACTGACGATGGGTGCACTGCGTTCACACGGCACAGCTCTTCTCATCAAAGACGAGGCACGCAACATCTTCTATGAGCTGGAGGACCCTCGTGACATCCACGACAGATGTCTTATTAAAATATACTGCAGAGAGGCTCCAATACGAGACCCACACTATAACACGCAACACACACCCCACCCTGTACACCACGGCCACATCACCAATGGAGACCTgcgg AGAGAGCTGGTGTACACCTCGAGGGAATCATCTCCCACACGCCGTATGAACACACTCCCATCTTCCTCGCCTTCCTCTGGTTCACCGTCACACTCACAAGCTCGCCTTTCCTACACGGGTGGGCGTCCGTCCTCTTACGCGGGGCCCCATCCGTCACCTCAGCTCCACCACTATCAGCACCAACACCATGCCCATTCAGCTGGCCACGCCCCCCAACAGCAAGGCCACACCCACCCTGCATTTTGCCCTTCCCCCAGTGCCATTCTGGAACGCCGTGACGTAAAACCAGATGAAGAAATTACATCATCATCGAAAAGTGTGGTGCTGCTTAAAAACGAAGCAATATACGCAGACCCATACACGCTTGTCCAAGATCCCCGCATCAGTATTGCATCACAGCAAGCTCTGGCATACCGTCGCGGCTCTGTACGCTCTCTTGGTGGCTACCCTGCAGCGGCATTACAGTGTGAGCTCGAGGGCGCCCTTTACAGGCCCGGAGGACCCATATATGTGGATCCATATGCCACAATGGGTTTCCGCACCTTACCTCCAGGCTCACCACAAAAACTGTCTGATAGCAGGGACCCTTATGGGAGCCACCCAGGCCGCGGGTCCCCAGGGAGACACGGGTTACGTAAAGATGGCACTGTGTTCATAGAGAGCCCCAAAAATCGTCCTGGGGGGCAGCAGCTGGAGCAGATATGTATGCTGGGGGGCCCTGGAGGAGACGGAGGGCCAGTTTATGGCTCAACATTACATGGTAACGAAGAAACCAG AGAGCGTATGGAGGCAATGGAGAAACAAATAGCGAGTCTGACCGGTCTGGTTCAAAGTGTCTTGACCCGTGGACCAGACAGCCC TGAAAAGGCAGAAACAGCAAGCGACTGCTCAGCACCAGAGA TCTCGTCCCCATCCACGCCCCTGGCTCTAATGCCACCCCCGCCCTCTGGAGTCTCTCAGCCAATAGCGATGTCCCATTTACAAATGCAGCTGCATCTTACAGACCTGCAACAGCACACGGTTGAACTACGCAAACAGCTGACAGAATTACGCCAACTACAG TTGCAGAATCAGGATTCTGTGCAGGCGTTACTCAGACAGACAGAGTCTGATTTGGGAATGTGTCTGATCGAGGCATCTCGGACACAAGAAGATCCACTACAGCGTCAGCGTCTTCTGGTGGAAGAGGAGAGACTACGCTATCTTAATGAAGAAGAACTCATTATACAACAACTACA TGATCTAGAGCGCTCCGTGGAGGAGATGAGGGTGGGAGTGGGGCTTAACCATAACCTGGTAACCCAACAGGAAATAGAACAGAAGAGTTTGGAACTCAGGAGACTCGGAGAGACCGTCACTTACCTCAAGA atcagTTCCCTACTTTACAATGTAAGATGCGTGTGGTGTTGAGGGTTGAAGTTGAAGCCGTCAAGTTTCTGAAAGAAGAGCCACTCAGATTGGAAGCACTTCTGAAACGCTGCAGAAACATTACTAATACACTCGCTGTACTGCGAag gcAGGTATCGGAAGGCGTGTGGAGGACTCCTGATGACTTCAGTAGTTCTGTTTCCAGCTCCAGCGATGTTGACTTCAGCCGAAGTTCTGATCTGGATATTCTTAACAGTCCATCTCTAAATCTGCCTGACCTAGGGGGCACCTTATCGGGCACTgccactctctctgtctccctgGGCACTAATACCACCCTGGGGACAAACCCCAGTGCTTCCTGTTTAG AAGGTACCACTAGTCTGTCAAATGTGCTCGGCTCCAGTGTTGGTGGCACTCTGAGCAGCAGTGGTATGTCGGGATGCACCACACTGGGCAACTGGTTGGCAGGAGCCGGGGCAACAGACCCCATCATGCCTGAGATGGACAGCTCCTCAGCAGGGGCAATAAAGACCTCTGGCCTGGAAGACCTGCCCATACGTAGAGAATCTGACAAAGGAGTGTCCGTGGAGGTCCGACTG GCTGCCGAGCGAGACTGGGAGGAGAAGAGAGCCAGTTTAACTCAGTTCAGCGCTCAGGACATCAACCGCCTGCTCGAGGAAACACAAGCAAAGCTCATGAAGGCCATTCCTGATCTGGATTTTGCTGCCAAGCAGATCACCAAACCGGCTGTACCTCCAAAACCCCAACTCTCCTCTCTGCCAGCCCCTGGATCCACCTCCTCCACCCCGAGCCTAACACCTGAACATCACCCCAGCAAAACTCCACCCAAACCACTCAGCAAAGACAGTATTCCACGCAGGGGATCGG GAGAGTTGACTGTGCAGCGGTATCGAACAGAAAAGCCGTCCAAGTCTCCGCCCCCTCCTCCACCCCGCCGAAGTTTCCCATCAGCACTTGGACTCACAACCAACAGCAGTGGAGACGTTATCACCATAAGCAAGAGCTTGAAG AAAACCGAGAACAAAGAGGATGCTGATGTACCGACTCAATCTCAAACACCACCCATCAAACTCAGACGACCCTCGACCTCTGACGGACCCTCATCCACACCGCCCGTCATCGCCGCTTCCGGCATGAAGGAGGATGAAGATGAGGATGAGAAGATTATGGCAGAACTGGAG
- the LOC127634164 gene encoding SRC kinase signaling inhibitor 1-like isoform X1 translates to MLRGDDAEYQRRYHTLGSSTRRLSNPDMEAYAKLHKGGDVEHQRNKNPPQHAATLVNTNCARQQQPHYWSFKARTPRGSAGLQQQTLGEQGGGRLCYASAESLESMADAEIPLGFSRSNILRQSLPLARSPSQAKLRAPAVLFLQFGDETHRVHITHELTSMETLHALIVHMFPQKLTMGALRSHGTALLIKDEARNIFYELEDPRDIHDRCLIKIYCREAPIRDPHYNTQHTPHPVHHGHITNGDLRRELVYTSRESSPTRRMNTLPSSSPSSGSPSHSQARLSYTGGRPSSYAGPHPSPQLHHYQHQHHAHSAGHAPQQQGHTHPAFCPSPSAILERRDVKPDEEITSSSKSVVLLKNEAIYADPYTLVQDPRISIASQQALAYRRGSVRSLGGYPAAALQCELEGALYRPGGPIYVDPYATMGFRTLPPGSPQKLSDSRDPYGSHPGRGSPGRHGLRKDGTVFIESPKNRPGGQQLEQICMLGGPGGDGGPVYGSTLHGNEETRERMEAMEKQIASLTGLVQSVLTRGPDSPEKAETASDCSAPEISSPSTPLALMPPPPSGVSQPIAMSHLQMQLHLTDLQQHTVELRKQLTELRQLQLQNQDSVQALLRQTESDLGMCLIEASRTQEDPLQRQRLLVEEERLRYLNEEELIIQQLHDLERSVEEMRVGVGLNHNLVTQQEIEQKSLELRRLGETVTYLKNQFPTLQCKMRVVLRVEVEAVKFLKEEPLRLEALLKRCRNITNTLAVLRRQVSEGVWRTPDDFSSSVSSSSDVDFSRSSDLDILNSPSLNLPDLGGTLSGTATLSVSLGTNTTLGTNPSASCLEGTTSLSNVLGSSVGGTLSSSGMSGCTTLGNWLAGAGATDPIMPEMDSSSAGAIKTSGLEDLPIRRESDKGVSVEVRLAAERDWEEKRASLTQFSAQDINRLLEETQAKLMKAIPDLDFAAKQITKPAVPPKPQLSSLPAPGSTSSTPSLTPEHHPSKTPPKPLSKDSIPRRGSGELTVQRYRTEKPSKSPPPPPPRRSFPSALGLTTNSSGDVITISKSLKKTENKEDADVPTQSQTPPIKLRRPSTSDGPSSTPPVIAASGMKEDEDEDEKIMAELEPVGTPPGSAKLVQPSAASRLRHLQQSSLERRNRKQQEEFPKLQQGQQQVFHF, encoded by the exons atGTTGCGTGGGGATGATGCAGAATATCAGCGCCGGTATCACACTCTGGGCAGCTCCACCCGCCGCCTTTCAAACCCCGACATGGAGGCCTACGCTAAGCTCCACAAGGGCGGCGACGTGGAGCACCAGCGAAACAAAAACCCTCCACAGCACGCTGCCACGCTGGTCAACACTAACTGCGCACGACAGCAG CAACCACATTACTGGAGTTTTAAG gCGAGGACTCCGCGTGGCTCTGCGGGGTTACAGCAGCAAACGCTGGGCGAGCAGGGGGGTGGGCGACTGTGTTATGCGTCTGCAGAGAGTTTGGAGAGCATGGCCGATGCTGAGATCCCACTGGGCTTCAGTCGCTCCAACATACTCAGACAGAGTCTTCCACTTGCCCGATCACCAAGCCAAGCTAAACTAAGAGCCCCCG CGGTGTTATTTTTGCAGTTTGGTGACGAGACACATCGAGTGCACATCACTCATGAGCTGACCAGCATGGAAACACTTCACGCGCTCATCGTTCACATGTTCCCTCAGAAACTGACGATGGGTGCACTGCGTTCACACGGCACAGCTCTTCTCATCAAAGACGAGGCACGCAACATCTTCTATGAGCTGGAGGACCCTCGTGACATCCACGACAGATGTCTTATTAAAATATACTGCAGAGAGGCTCCAATACGAGACCCACACTATAACACGCAACACACACCCCACCCTGTACACCACGGCCACATCACCAATGGAGACCTgcgg AGAGAGCTGGTGTACACCTCGAGGGAATCATCTCCCACACGCCGTATGAACACACTCCCATCTTCCTCGCCTTCCTCTGGTTCACCGTCACACTCACAAGCTCGCCTTTCCTACACGGGTGGGCGTCCGTCCTCTTACGCGGGGCCCCATCCGTCACCTCAGCTCCACCACTATCAGCACCAACACCATGCCCATTCAGCTGGCCACGCCCCCCAACAGCAAGGCCACACCCACCCTGCATTTTGCCCTTCCCCCAGTGCCATTCTGGAACGCCGTGACGTAAAACCAGATGAAGAAATTACATCATCATCGAAAAGTGTGGTGCTGCTTAAAAACGAAGCAATATACGCAGACCCATACACGCTTGTCCAAGATCCCCGCATCAGTATTGCATCACAGCAAGCTCTGGCATACCGTCGCGGCTCTGTACGCTCTCTTGGTGGCTACCCTGCAGCGGCATTACAGTGTGAGCTCGAGGGCGCCCTTTACAGGCCCGGAGGACCCATATATGTGGATCCATATGCCACAATGGGTTTCCGCACCTTACCTCCAGGCTCACCACAAAAACTGTCTGATAGCAGGGACCCTTATGGGAGCCACCCAGGCCGCGGGTCCCCAGGGAGACACGGGTTACGTAAAGATGGCACTGTGTTCATAGAGAGCCCCAAAAATCGTCCTGGGGGGCAGCAGCTGGAGCAGATATGTATGCTGGGGGGCCCTGGAGGAGACGGAGGGCCAGTTTATGGCTCAACATTACATGGTAACGAAGAAACCAG AGAGCGTATGGAGGCAATGGAGAAACAAATAGCGAGTCTGACCGGTCTGGTTCAAAGTGTCTTGACCCGTGGACCAGACAGCCC TGAAAAGGCAGAAACAGCAAGCGACTGCTCAGCACCAGAGA TCTCGTCCCCATCCACGCCCCTGGCTCTAATGCCACCCCCGCCCTCTGGAGTCTCTCAGCCAATAGCGATGTCCCATTTACAAATGCAGCTGCATCTTACAGACCTGCAACAGCACACGGTTGAACTACGCAAACAGCTGACAGAATTACGCCAACTACAG TTGCAGAATCAGGATTCTGTGCAGGCGTTACTCAGACAGACAGAGTCTGATTTGGGAATGTGTCTGATCGAGGCATCTCGGACACAAGAAGATCCACTACAGCGTCAGCGTCTTCTGGTGGAAGAGGAGAGACTACGCTATCTTAATGAAGAAGAACTCATTATACAACAACTACA TGATCTAGAGCGCTCCGTGGAGGAGATGAGGGTGGGAGTGGGGCTTAACCATAACCTGGTAACCCAACAGGAAATAGAACAGAAGAGTTTGGAACTCAGGAGACTCGGAGAGACCGTCACTTACCTCAAGA atcagTTCCCTACTTTACAATGTAAGATGCGTGTGGTGTTGAGGGTTGAAGTTGAAGCCGTCAAGTTTCTGAAAGAAGAGCCACTCAGATTGGAAGCACTTCTGAAACGCTGCAGAAACATTACTAATACACTCGCTGTACTGCGAag gcAGGTATCGGAAGGCGTGTGGAGGACTCCTGATGACTTCAGTAGTTCTGTTTCCAGCTCCAGCGATGTTGACTTCAGCCGAAGTTCTGATCTGGATATTCTTAACAGTCCATCTCTAAATCTGCCTGACCTAGGGGGCACCTTATCGGGCACTgccactctctctgtctccctgGGCACTAATACCACCCTGGGGACAAACCCCAGTGCTTCCTGTTTAG AAGGTACCACTAGTCTGTCAAATGTGCTCGGCTCCAGTGTTGGTGGCACTCTGAGCAGCAGTGGTATGTCGGGATGCACCACACTGGGCAACTGGTTGGCAGGAGCCGGGGCAACAGACCCCATCATGCCTGAGATGGACAGCTCCTCAGCAGGGGCAATAAAGACCTCTGGCCTGGAAGACCTGCCCATACGTAGAGAATCTGACAAAGGAGTGTCCGTGGAGGTCCGACTG GCTGCCGAGCGAGACTGGGAGGAGAAGAGAGCCAGTTTAACTCAGTTCAGCGCTCAGGACATCAACCGCCTGCTCGAGGAAACACAAGCAAAGCTCATGAAGGCCATTCCTGATCTGGATTTTGCTGCCAAGCAGATCACCAAACCGGCTGTACCTCCAAAACCCCAACTCTCCTCTCTGCCAGCCCCTGGATCCACCTCCTCCACCCCGAGCCTAACACCTGAACATCACCCCAGCAAAACTCCACCCAAACCACTCAGCAAAGACAGTATTCCACGCAGGGGATCGG GAGAGTTGACTGTGCAGCGGTATCGAACAGAAAAGCCGTCCAAGTCTCCGCCCCCTCCTCCACCCCGCCGAAGTTTCCCATCAGCACTTGGACTCACAACCAACAGCAGTGGAGACGTTATCACCATAAGCAAGAGCTTGAAG AAAACCGAGAACAAAGAGGATGCTGATGTACCGACTCAATCTCAAACACCACCCATCAAACTCAGACGACCCTCGACCTCTGACGGACCCTCATCCACACCGCCCGTCATCGCCGCTTCCGGCATGAAGGAGGATGAAGATGAGGATGAGAAGATTATGGCAGAACTGGAG